From one Gracilinanus agilis isolate LMUSP501 chromosome 5, AgileGrace, whole genome shotgun sequence genomic stretch:
- the CXCR6 gene encoding C-X-C chemokine receptor type 6 yields MDEYAYDPDVWKTLENVSKEDHENFQKFGKIFLPCTYLLVFSCGLVGNCLVLAVYIFCEKAKSLTDQFLMNLPIADLLFLCTLPFWVYATIHEWVFGQVLCKVILGMYTLNFYTSMLFLTCITIDRLLAVVQATKTHIYQAKRMVVGKILCATIWVISLIVTIPQFMYARVFLNDKRVCHNEEEGISTVVLSTQMTIGFFLPLLAMIVCYSVIVKTLVQARRFQKHKSLKIIFLVVAVFIVTQLPFNLMKLIRTTNWEHDTQPRFLYGLMVTEAIAYLRACLNPVLYAFVGLKFRRNFWKLMKALKCPHAAGKVGDDTSRSCSASNNAQATSLYQF; encoded by the coding sequence ATGGACGAATATGCCTACGATCCCGATGTTTGGAAAACATTAGAGAACGTCAGCAAGGAGGATCACGAGAATTTCCAGAAGTTCGGCAAGATCTTCCTCCCCTGCACGTATCTGCTGGTGTTCTCCTGTGGCCTGGTGGGGAACTGTCTGGTGCTGGCAGTCTATATTTTTTGCGAGAAAGCAAAGAGTCTGACGGACCAATTTCTTATGAACTTACCCATAGCTGACTTACTGTTTCTTTGTACGCTGCCATTCTGGGTTTACGCCACCATTCACGAGTGGGTCTTTGGGCAAGTCCTGTGCAAGGTGATCCTGGGGATGTACACCTTAAATTTCTACACATCTATGCTGTTCCTCACCTGCATCACCATTGACCGGCTTCTGGCCGTCGTTCAGGCCACCAAGACCCACATTTACCAAGCCAAAAGGATGGTGGTGGGGAAGATCCTCTGTGCCACCATTTGGGTGATCTCTCTCATAGTGACCATCCCACAGTTCATGTATGCCAGAGTTTTTCTAAATGACAAGCGGGTTTGTCATAATGAAGAGGAAGGCATTTCGACCGTGGTCCTCTCCACCCAGATGACCATCGGCTTCTTCCTGCCTCTCTTAGCCATGATCGTCTGTTACTCAGTCATCGTCAAGACCCTGGTGCAGGCCAGAAGGTTCCAGAAGCACAAGTCCTTGAAGATCATCTTCTTGGTGGTGGCGGTGTTCATCGTGACCCAACTGCCTTTCAACCTCATGAAGCTCATTCGCACCACCAACTGGGAGCACGACACACAGCCCCGCTTCCTCTACGGCCTCATGGTGACGGAGGCCATCGCCTATCTACGGGCCTGCCTCAACCCGGTGCTCTACGCCTTTGTCGGCCTCAAATTCAGGAGGAACTTCTGGAAACTCATGAAGGCCCTCAAGTGCCCCCACGCTGCAGGGAAGGTCGGCGACGACACCTCCAGAAGTTGTTCTGCTTCCAACAATGCTCAGGCCACCAGCCTGTATCAGTTCTAG